Within Channa argus isolate prfri chromosome 4, Channa argus male v1.0, whole genome shotgun sequence, the genomic segment taaaagattaaataacAAAAGATTCAATCTGAATTCAGCTATAAATTTGAACGAATTGAGTCTTATTTAAATACATGAAGGCACATGTGTGCAATACTGTTGGGAGTAATCTTCAGTTAATGAGTTGGGTGACTAGATAGACTTTCTGTGAAAGAGTCCATCTGTAACTCAGGTCACGGTGACTTAGTTCTCATGTTTGGCTGCTTGTTTTCAGTCGTCACTGGAAAATTTTCTTTGTCTAGTCTTAAAATAACCACCATATGTATAGACCACTGTGCATTTATAATCAGGATGAGATTGTAAATTTGgcttcatcatcatcctcatcaagTGCCCCAGAAATCCTTAATGCAGCTATTGTCTGTGATGTCAAAATGACTGGGATTTTGGCTTGTTTTATCCTGCTTTGTTATAATTATTCTTTATATTTCTCCACAGGACGATCACAAGTTAAGTTTTGACGAACTTAGCAGAAAATATGGAACAGATTTATCCAAggtgagcagtgtgtgtgtgtgagatttgtttttggtttattttctatttcttagcccattaaaatgtctttgaggCAGTCTTTCCTTGTCCAATACAAGCATCTAAATAACATTGGTGTCATATATCAGGGAGATTGAGACCACCCGAGCTAAGATATACCATCAGATTCAAATGAAACAACTTAGAAGCTGTTGTTCTAGCTTGAATTTTATAATATGTCCTTCCATgaggtaaaaagtaaaaagactaATTTCGGGCAAATACTGTACTTGTTTTGCCTCCTGGCAATAACTGCCCACATCAGACAGGAAACACGCTGCATTTTAGCCAGTAAATagtcaaacctttttttttttattccttttttctctttttagggTCTTTCCTCCTCCAAAGCAAAAGAGATCTTTGCCCGAGATGGTCCAAATATCCTTACACCTCCTCCCACCACACCTGAATGGGTCAAGTTCTGCAAACAGGTAAAAAATACTTCTTGCCCTGAATTCACAGTTAGGAGTGCAACCTTTGCCGTGCATATCACAAACCTAACATAAATACTGAACGGTTACAAGTGCAAATTCAAGCAGATTTTATTCTTACCAGTCAAACCAGCAAATTCTCTAAACTCCAAtgttatttgcttttgtttacagATGTTCGGTGGTTTCTGCATGCTGCTGTGGTTCGGTGCCATCCTCTGCTTTATTGCTTTTACTATACAGATGACAGCTGAAGAAGACAAGCTCTATGATAATGTAACGTTGACTTTTATAGCAAATAAATAACACGTCtataaactaatttaaatcagTAATTCCTCCAAGGATGACCTGGGAAAAAattttttctctgtcaatgCAGTTGTACCTGGGTATTGTGCTCGCTACTGTCGTCTTTGTCACTGGCTGCTTTTCCTACTACCAAGAGGCCAAGAGCTCCAAGATCATGGAGTTCTTTAAGAACATGGTCCCACAGGTGAGTTTGTCCTgacatgtatgtttgtatgtgtgctgtTACTTTCCATTTAGCCTTACTAGctcaaaatgttcaaattttattacagtgacaaatatgaaaaaatgtttactaCCCAAAGAGCAGTGTTATTTTATCATTACTGTTGCACTATCAAAACCTTTTCCTTTCATTACCGGGCTTCTTCCTTtagaattatattttttgtgtgtgtgtgattttagggtatgtatacatgtataatTATGTTAAGAAATTACCCTAACAAGGTACGTTTCACCTTTGATGTTGTAGCAAGCACTTGTTGTCCGTGATGGTGAGAAGAGGAACATCAACACTGAGGAAGTTGTGGTTGGAGATTTGGTGGAGATAAAAGGTGGAGACAAGATCCCTGCTGATCTGAGAATCATCTCTGGCCACGGCTGCAAGGTCTCACTTTTCAAGTATTAACAATGTTCAAGTTGACACTAAGACAAAAGGTGATTTACTCACTTGCCACAGCTACACATTCTGTCTGGAAACAGTGGTTAAGGTTTGACAGATGTGGTTTATTCACTATAGTCACTTTTTGACCAGGCTCTCTAAGTCAAACATCAACAACTTATCTTGATTTCTATACATCACTAACTGATAACGTTCTTCATCTTCCCGCTTCTCTGGATATGTGTAGTATTCCTTTTTGcctcattgtttttttgctttttcaggtGGACAACTCCTCTCTGACCGGGGAATCAGAGCCTCAATCTCGTAGTCCAGACTTCACCAACGAAAACCCGCTGGAAACAAGAAACATTGCTTTCTCCTCCACCAGCTGTGTTGAAGGTAAAGAACATGTTTGTAGTTGATATGAAAATCACTGCGTCAAAATTGATTTATGTGGAGCtgcaattacaataaaaaattaagcCTGAAAATATgacatgacaaaacatttaaggAGACTAAGTTGATGGCAGAAGATATTGGGAGCACGAGAGGTTTTATTGGAGTTGATATTGCAACGTTGGTAAATAGTTGATTCCATTCAAATTTAGACCTTATTAACcatgttttgtgtgaaataagAAGACAAGATTCTCAGAAGACTCCGATTAAACTGAGTTCCAAATTCAACCACCATTTGTTACGTGAACTCATGTGAATATTTGATCACTCCAGGTTCCGCGAGAGGAATCGTCATTAACACTGGAGACAATACTGTCATAGGTCGAATCGCCACCCTTGCTTCAGCTCTGGACTCTGGCAAAACACCCATAGCCATCGAGATTGAGCACTTCATCCACATCATCACTGGTGTGGCCTGCGTCCTTGGTCTTACTTTCTTAATCCTCTCAATCGTCCTTGGATACAGCTGGCTGGAGGCCATCGTTTTCCTCATTAGTATTATTGTTGCCAATGTGCCCGAAGGTCTCCTTCCGACTGTCACTGTGAGTTGTGGTGCTATTCTTTCAATTTAGATTGATTTCCTTGATGCAGGGTCTCAAACCCACTTGGCCACTTGGTTTCTGTTTCTCAGGTGTGTCTGACTCTGACTGCTAAGCGTATGGCTAAGAAGAACTGCCTTGTGAAGAACTTGGAAGCCGTGGAGACCCTGGGTTCCACCTCCACCATCTGCTCAGACAAGACAGGCACCCTGACCCAGAACAGGATGACAGTGGCTCACATGTGGTTCGACGACATGATCCACGAGGCCGACACCACAGAGGACCAAGACGGGGCCTACTTTGATAGGAGCTCACCCACTTGGACTGCCATGTCCAGAATCGCCGGACTTTGCAACCGTGCTGTCTTCCTTGGGTCCCAGGATAATGTTCCTATAATGAAGGTGACAAGCTCATCATGAGCAGTATTTTTTTTGaactctttttcttcctcaaaGCTTTATGTTGAGTTAAGGACTGTAGCCGAATGAGACCCAATGAGTGCGTGGGATGTATCTTATAACTGTATCATCccgcaaaataaaaatgcacccAAACTGCAAAACTAATCTTCACAACAAGGACTTCACATAATGCAAGTCAGGAATGCTGTCAACTCCAGTGCAAActaacatttgacattttttgggCCAAACCCACTAACTTTTTACTCTGTATTTACAGAGAGAGATAGCAGGTGATGCCTCAGAAGTTGCCTTGTTTAAGTGTATTGAGATGTGCTGCGGGTCCGTCAGTGAAATGAGAGACAAATACCCTAAAATTGCTGAGATCCCTTTCAACTCTACCAACAAATACCAGGTAACATATCTGCATATTATAATACATTCATTACACGTAgttcattcatttttacattaactAGAGAGGTGTTGGCAAACAATTCTGTACTATTATTTCATGCAACACAACCAACATTTAACATCCAGATCCTTTTGTTTCCCACAGCTCTCCATCCACGTGAATTCTTCTCCCGGAGAGACCAAGCACCTGATGGTGATGAAAGGCGCCCCGGAGAGGATTTTGGAACGCTGCTCCACCATCCTCATGCAGGGCAAGGAGCAGGTTTTAGATGAGAAGATGAAAGATGCTTTCCAAAATGCCTATATAGAGCTAGGAGGACTTGGCGAGAGAGTTCTCGGTATGATCCAGATCATTTGTAGTAAACTTGTTTGAGTCCTTGGGTTAAATGACTGACAGCATTGACTTCCCTGTCTTACTCAGGTTTCTGCCATTTCAACCTGCCTGATGACCAGTTTCCACATGGCTTTGCTTTTAATACCGAAGAGGTGAACTTCCCCACTGAGAACCTTTGCTTCGTTGGTCTCATGTCCTTGATTGACCCTCCTCGTGCTGCTGTGCCCGATGCTGTTGGAAAATGCAGAAGTGCTGGAATCAAGGTGTGCAACTGGTATTCCGTAATACAGCTGCTATTATCCAAAACAGGGAAAGTTGGGATGGATTTAGGAGAAGGAGCTATACAATTCCTAACCTTTGCCACTGTTGGACAGATTGATAGGGTCTTAAtaccagctttttttaaaagtgacacTTTCTGGTGATATGATTTAAATATGCACATTGATTGTTTTGTCGTACCTCCTCCTCTTAGGTTATTATGGTCACAGGTGACCATCCTATTACAGCTAAAGCCATTGCTAAGGGTGTGGGTATCATCTCTGAAGGCAACGAGACAGTTGACGAAATTGCTGCCCGTCTCAATGTACCCGTTTCACAGGTCAACCCCAGGTTAGTACACATACTAAGACGTCTGTCACACGCTTTGATCGTGTTTTTTAAACCAGACTAGGAGTTGTATAAAAATGCGGCACTCCACACAATACCAGTACTAATAATGCAAAATTAAACAGGTCCACTAAAGTTTagtcaaactgtaaaaatgccGTCCATTGTCCATGGACATATCCATTGTCTGCAGATGGTCTAATGTTCTGTTGGGTCCAAAAAACTTTATTCTGCATATTGCATTTTTGCTGTTTATGCCATAATTTTTCCCGAGCCAGTTGGCATTTTTTACTCATGGTTTTGGTTTGCAACTAATTAAACCCCACTCTTACAAACACAATGTCTTATTACTGTCTTATAAAGGAGCTCTAATATCTCTGCAGGGATGCCAAGGCCTGCGTTGTCCACGGAGGTGAGCTGAAAGACATGACCGCAGAGCAGCTCAACGATGTGCTTAAATACCACTCTGAAATCGTCTTCGCCAGAACGTCTCCTCAGCAGAAACTGATTATTGTGGAAGGTTGCCAGAGACAGGTTAGCATTGAAGATATTTTTGCCGACACTATTTGGTATTGAAAGCGTTTTAAAAGTTATTCTACATCTATTATTGTACAAAATTCTATATCAAATGCAGAGTTTTTCCATCTTGATTTCCCTTTGGCTGCTCcacaccacagcgaatcatgtgcctccatctaactctgtcctctgcatcctcttctctcacacccactaccttcatgtcctctctcactacatccataaatctcctctttggtcttcctcttgACCTGcttcctggcagctccaacctcagcatccttctaccgatatattcacagtgtcTCCtcaaaacatgtccaaaccacctcaatctggcctctctgactttatctccaaaacatctaacatgagctgtccctctgatgtcctcattcctgatcctgtccatcctcgtctctcccaaagagacctcaacatcttaagctctgctacctccagctctgcctcctgtcttttcttcagtgccactgtctctaagccgaacaacatctctggtctcaccaccgtcttgaacacctttcctttcattctcgctgatactcttttatcacacaacacacctgacacttttctccacccgttccaacctgcctgcactcgcctcttcacctcttttccacactctccgttgctctgaaccgttgaccctaagtacttaaagtcctgcaccttcttctcctctgctccctgtaacctcaccgttccatctgggtccctctcattcacacacatgtattctgtcttactgcggctaagcttcattcctctgttttccggagcagacctccacctctctagattgtcctccacctgctcagagtcgatccttgatgcagacccacctcccccttgaactcctctgtcacacctacagcagaCCTCACAagggtcttacagctctcatacactttctctaaatctaccaagacacaatgcaactccccatgacctccatcagcatcctcaaatctcaatctgttgtactcttcctattgctgctcacaaatgttcacctctgcccttagccgaccttccactactctttcccataacttcattgtttggctcatcagctttattcctctgtagttgccacagctctgcacatctcccttgttcttaaaaatcggCAGCAGTACACTTATCCCCCATTCCTCGGGCACCTGGCAACTGtgaatacatttccatccttatctttaatcaccctaaccagctgcacatccttcccatctctatctctttgtctggccaacctgtacaaatccacctctccctctttagcgTCCAAccagcatacaagtcctcacaTGCTCTGTGTTTAGCACaagacttgacttgacttgacttgaagaAGACACTgtcttgtgcccccttgtggttgcattagaaactttatttttttccagggAGCCATTGTGGCTGTGACAGGTGACGGTGTGAACGACTCTCCAGCTCTAAAAAAGGCCGACATTGGTGTCGCTATGGGTATCACAGGATCAGACGTCTCCAAACAGGCCGCTGACATGATTCTGCTGGATGACAACTTTGCCTCCATCGTTACCGGTGTGGAAGAAGGTAAGACCTACATTAAGAGTTACCTGCTGAAATGTGGAAATGCAAACAATTTTAATTATGTAGCACTGTTGTAACTGcttgctttttttaaactttcctcacggtattaattattaaatttcCTTTTCAGGTCGTCTCATCTTTGACAACTTGAAGAAGTCCATCGTCTACACTCTGTCTAGTAAAATCCCTGAAATGtcacctttcttcttctttgctaTCGCCAACATCCCTTTGGCTCTGGGAACCATCACCATCCTCTTCATCGACCTAGGAACTGACTTGGTGAGAAAATATGTCATGCTGCTCACTTTACAAATGGATATGATGAGATATAGTCGACGCTATTTAGTAATTTTCTTTAGGTCCCTGCTATCTCACTGGCTTATGAAATGCCTGAGAGTGACATCATGAAAAGACAGCCCAGAAACGCGAAGACAGACAAACTGGTGAATAAGAGACTCATCAGTGTGGCTTACGGACAATTTGGTaagtttgcttgttttaagttaacTTAAAAGAACCAAAATTAAAGTAAACTAGGATAATGCCTgttatttttggcattttactCACAACAATTctcatgaaaaaacaaaacattta encodes:
- the LOC137125920 gene encoding sodium/potassium-transporting ATPase subunit alpha-1-like isoform X1; the protein is MGPRKGNDEYKLAATSDGVPQKVKKGKRNKKDFDDLKKEVQLDDHKLSFDELSRKYGTDLSKGLSSSKAKEIFARDGPNILTPPPTTPEWVKFCKQMFGGFCMLLWFGAILCFIAFTIQMTAEEDKLYDNLYLGIVLATVVFVTGCFSYYQEAKSSKIMEFFKNMVPQQALVVRDGEKRNINTEEVVVGDLVEIKGGDKIPADLRIISGHGCKVDNSSLTGESEPQSRSPDFTNENPLETRNIAFSSTSCVEGSARGIVINTGDNTVIGRIATLASALDSGKTPIAIEIEHFIHIITGVACVLGLTFLILSIVLGYSWLEAIVFLISIIVANVPEGLLPTVTVCLTLTAKRMAKKNCLVKNLEAVETLGSTSTICSDKTGTLTQNRMTVAHMWFDDMIHEADTTEDQDGAYFDRSSPTWTAMSRIAGLCNRAVFLGSQDNVPIMKREIAGDASEVALFKCIEMCCGSVSEMRDKYPKIAEIPFNSTNKYQLSIHVNSSPGETKHLMVMKGAPERILERCSTILMQGKEQVLDEKMKDAFQNAYIELGGLGERVLGFCHFNLPDDQFPHGFAFNTEEVNFPTENLCFVGLMSLIDPPRAAVPDAVGKCRSAGIKVIMVTGDHPITAKAIAKGVGIISEGNETVDEIAARLNVPVSQVNPRDAKACVVHGGELKDMTAEQLNDVLKYHSEIVFARTSPQQKLIIVEGCQRQGAIVAVTGDGVNDSPALKKADIGVAMGITGSDVSKQAADMILLDDNFASIVTGVEEGRLIFDNLKKSIVYTLSSKIPEMSPFFFFAIANIPLALGTITILFIDLGTDLVPAISLAYEMPESDIMKRQPRNAKTDKLVNKRLISVAYGQFATIQAACGFFIYFVIMAQNGFRPLDLVGLRKFWYDKHLHDLEDSYGQEWTYEQRKVLEFTCHTAYFVNIVVVRWFTLIIAKTRRNSIIHQGMKNRVLIFALFEETALAAFLSYCPGMEVALRMYPLKPSWWFCAIPYALIIFLYDETRKYLLRKQPGGWLENETYY